Part of the Hevea brasiliensis isolate MT/VB/25A 57/8 chromosome 16, ASM3005281v1, whole genome shotgun sequence genome is shown below.
GAAAAAGTGAGCTATATCCATCTATGTAGCCCATCAGAATCAGAAATTACTTTtcagttgtaaactaaaaatcAAGTTCTTATTACCATGGCAATCTATAATTGCGTCCTTTaagcaaccaaaaaaaaaaaaaaaatcagtaatCAAACACTTATAAACCTGGGATAAGGAGATCCTTTTATGGGCTTCTGTCCATACTTTCTCCAAGTGTAATCATCTGGCGGTATCTCCGCTAATTTGCCACTTAAAGCTGGGACTTGAATTATTTTCTTGATTCTTAATTTCCTGTAGATAATaaatgaagaaaaaagaaaatggaaacgaCCATTAATAATTACCAGCTAGAAGCAGTAGGATTTTATATCTAAATTTTGCTTAAGGCGGATGGGTTAAgagtttttatattattattgaacAGTAAACCTGCCATTTCTCACCTACAGATAGACATTTCGAAGGAAAACAATCAACGGGACACTAGGAATAATGCATAGTAAAGGAGGATTTACCTTCGCTTAAGACAGTGACATTCACCGGTTGAGGCTAGGCACTTGGTACTAGTCTTTTCACTCATCATCCCACTTTTGCTCTTCGGAAACATAGAGTAATAGTCTCGAGATGCCAGAGTTTCAGACGCTGAATGATGAACTAATCGCTTGCCAGTGTCACCTCTTCCATCCAAACTTAAAAGAGATGTGCTTGGCTGTGACAAGGAGAGGTTCGGTATCATCAAACAGTTTGTGACATCCACATTGGCTTTAGACTTACTCTTTTCCCTGTCAAAGCTGAAACTAGCAGTGGGGATAAATGAATTGGTTGCTTGAATACTCTGAAGAGGGAATAGTTGTCTAATTACATGGGGTTGCGTAGTCAAGTTGCAACCTGAACTCTGGGGCATAGAGCTAGGACAATCCATCAATTCAACTGGGTTTATGTCATAGGAAAGTAGCAAAGGACCTTTCCTGATCCTTTTAGGATCCGACTGTGATGATCCGTCAAGGAGAGTAAGTAAATTTCTGAATTCATTGACTGCACCTTGAGCAATCAAGCTTACTTCTTGAATGCTTCTCTTGTGATTTTTATCAGAAATACAGCTGAACAGACGATAAGCTTGCCTGAAACTACTCTGTGCAGCCTCATGAACTTTGAAATCCCATCTTGGGTTCAGTGAAACACAGACACCTTCCTTCATAATATAATCTTGTCTAATTAAATCCACCTGATAAAGGACTCGATTAAAGGTGGCCAAAGCTAAGAATTTAGATGGTCATGTTCTGCCACAGCTGGGCAAGCTTGATCATATGATGATATGAACTATAGTCTTATAGATGCAAAAGCTATAGTTTCTGATAATACCATGTACAGCTGAGTCAGAAGCAATTAAGTGTCTGCAAAATATACCCAACCCAGTTATTGAAGCATTCTCTATTTGTTTTTTTCTTGTTGGGGATGTAAACGACTAATCAAATCCAACAAGCTGTCCAGGTGAGGTAGTCAATGGTAGCTTGGACTACACAATAAAAGCTGAATAATAATAGAAtaagcattaaaaaaaaaagggaagaaaaatgAAGGAGATAGAAATGGTGGAGTGGAAACAAAGGTGACTGAaaaatatcatgcttaagttgcaGTTTTTGCGCTCTAGGTTTCTATATTACAATTATGTTAATAAAATGATTCAGCAAAACCAGAAAGAAAATcaataaaaagttttttttttattttttaaagttaATCAACTATATAAAATTTATCATAGGGCTTTGTGTGAGGTTAGTTACAGAACGTATGTTTCCAGCCAATTGCAAATTCCCATTTCCTGAAGCAATTTCTTCTTTCTAGATACTAGGTGTAGCATCTCAGCCATGGCAAGTGAAGaagttattaattaataaaaagatttttatttttttaaataaaagaagAGTATAGTGAaatcctttttaatttttaatattattatctcATAAGATAATGTGGGTTGTGGGGCATGTACAAGTGATGACACAAAAATATTCAAAGATTTAGGTGTAGAGTTTTGGCAGCATGTGGGATCATCTCCACTTGCCCATCTAATCCACTATAGCTAGCCAACCAAAGAACCAAGgacatttcaattttcaagcaGTTTCTTTCACTCAAGAACTTGGACCATTAGCATTTATCCCTTTTGGGTTCCAGATTGAAGCATGCTTGTACCAAAGGGTGGCTTTTAGTGGCTTTGCCTCTACTCTTCCCATTATTGCATTGTTTATTTATTTCCCTGTACTTATCACGCACTAAGGAGACCATATCTCTGAACACGTCTGTCAAAGAAATCTTACCTACAATATGCGGTATGATCTTAGACATTTACAATCATACTATAGCACTTGGGACTCAAAAAGATACACCAGATTTTAAGTCAAGGATCATATGAACTTTCATGGTTTTAGAAAAGAACTTGGTGTCTAAGATAACATGCAATCAATACCTTCAAGAAAGAAGAAAGTGCTTAAAATGATAATAGCTCAAGTTCATGTGTTGCTTTGCTATGCTGGACCACTTAACATTTAAAAATGAATTGTTATGGTTCAggcgagaaaaaaaaaatgaattgggATGCGAATATCACAATGGATTATTATTTACATtccaaatttaatttaattgttcaTCATAGGATTATTTTGAGCGATGCTgttgttaaattttttttctgtGAGTTTGGACCTACAAGATAAGAAAgggtttaattaaaattaagattaaaaataatTGACTAGAAAAAATTGAAGGGTTAAACTCCTTATGTAAACATCAAGTAATTGGATgagaaatataattataatagatTCTTATTTTAGAGGAAATCCAATTAGAGTGAGATATAGGAATGCTTATCACTAGGATAACATTTGTATTTTAAAGTACGACTgttgtaccactgagttcacaagGTTGAATTCATTTTATAttgttttttaaatttctttatttagaaagttattaaaaacattaaatttactataattaaacaataatatggTCAGATGGATTACAAATTGCGAGTTTGATTTTGTCATGAACTGTCAATTTATACAATAACTGGCAAATTTGGGTTTTAGAAATTTTCAATCTGACTAAATTTGCAGTAGACACTTTCCTCACGTTTCTAAAGAGGGAAGCAAAGTTGAAAATGAGATTTAGCACATGATTTGCATATGGACCACCAATATAAGCCTTTGGACCCGATGCCCTAAACAGACTTACATATTTACCAATTTGAAAGCCAACTAATTAATAGGAAATTTTTGTatagatttaatttattataaatttaaaacataaatatataaaatttatatattaaataaaataaattttattatatatcttatattttgaattcataatatattttaTCTAATCAAGAaaaattcttgattaaaataGATTAGAGTCAAAACAGAGGAACAGCATCCACGGTTTTTATGATAACTAGAAAAATGAGTGGACGGTCTCAAAGTTTGTGAACTTTTCTGAAAAATATTGTAGAAAAGTATCCGCTTACTGCAGATCTAGAAATGGCTCTCATAATTTTTTGTTTCTTTATTACCATCTTACAAAGAAACGTTCACAAAAAGAATTCTTTCTTTGAACAGCTTCTCTAGGATGCATCTCTGCCAGCATCCTTGCTCTTGACTTCTAAAatcccctaaaaaaaaaaaagattttttttttaatgtaaaataaGTATTCCCAATATTTTTCTGTCAAGTGAATTGCATGACTCTCACTCGATGATTAGTTAGTAATAACTCAATACTAATAATTCAATATGGGCATAATTATATATCTTTTGGACGATTAAAACTCACAATTCAAACTGAGagcttatataagtgattagattATTTTACACATCAATATAATTAaccaaattaatattacaaaccaACTACTTATACTTCAGTCCCTTTCATCTTTGTATTTTTTCAATAAGGGACAAGTATTCCCAACAGGTTTGCCATAAGTGAGAACCAATACATCTTCAGATATTCAGAGTAGGTGATTCTGTGTCTTTTTTATTGCTTAATAAATTGCAATTGcaacatccatgatccaagcacaGCAGAAAAATAAGCGGTGGACATGAAAAGACTGCTCCAGCTAGAATGAAAACAAGGATAGAAGATCCATCATCTTTCTGAAAGGAATTGATTCTAATTTCTAAAGCTCGGAATCACACCAAACAATATTTGCAATGATGGTATACAGAACCATAATGGATTTATCTTCAGTTAAAATGCTATTATCAACTTCTAAttgaaatttatgaaaattttcttCTTCCGGCATAACTAAGTCTTGACCTTCTACTTCTCACTGGTGCAGAACAGTTCTCTCCGTGAACTGCCATCTTGGCTCTGAATTTTCGGTATTCTCTGGATCTTAAAACTCCCTCCATAATGTTTATATCTTCAAGAATTTCATGTCTAGAAAGAGATGCAAGACTGGGAAGTATCTCCCTCTGGAAATCTTTCATTCTCCTTCCCCTTCTCAACTTAGACCCCAAATCCTTTAACTCCATGTCATTTACTTCAAATGGTTTTGATGACACAGAATTGTCATCCACATAGCTTTCTGTTAGATTTAAATTAATCAACTCAAAAGAATCGAAAGAACACTGTGGTCGCTCCCTCTTGCCATCTTCCATAACCTTGGATCCCACTCTTGTACAAGAATCCTGATTACAAGCAGAATGCTCTGAGGATATATGGATGAGCAATTTAGCTGCTTGTTGGATAAAAACATCTACTTGAGCtgattcttctttcttcttgcagCAGCTATTTTTTAAGTCGCTGCTGTCAGAAATTCTCTCATCATGCTCACACATTAAGGCATCAATAAGTTGAGATCCTAAGTGGGATGCAATGCCAGAATGTTTTCTATTTGCACTGCTTGAATCATTATCAGAGATGCAGTAGGACTGCCAGGAAGCAGGAGATTTGTTGCCATGTTCTTCTAGCAATGTATTTTGACTTTGATCAGCACATGAAAAAGGAGAATTCTCTACCTCACTCTTCTCGCAACTCACTTCTCTAGCAAGTTTTGGCTTCAGCTCAACACTGTCACTCTTTTGATCTCCACTGTAGCAACCAAGTTCTTCAGAAATGCCTACTGGGGGGCTAAGCATGGATTCTGGACCAACAAGGCTCTCTACACTACTATTTATTCCAGTATTTCTGGTCCAAACATCTCTGCTCTTATTTTTTCTATTGAAATCCACAAGAGCAAGATTTGTCACATTATCTTGTTTAAACAAGTCAGAAGCTTCATTTGAGCGCTCAGTGGCTTCTTTTATCTGAAATGTGCTTGCACAAGTTCCATCCTGCATGCTGCCAGTAAATCCTTCAGGACCACTTTCTGAGCCTGCTGTTGAAGGACAGGCAAGCATGCGATCATCTGAGCAACAGGATGAGTCATCCAGGTGAACTTTGTTGAGGTTCAACCGCCCTCCTAGATCTGAAAACTGTTGCATTTTAGTGGAAAGATCATCAAGTGGGACATCATCATGGAAGTCTCTAAAACCTGCATAAGAGaccaatagaaaaaaaaaaaaaaaaatctaatcacTATAGCTAAGCAGATTCTTAAATTTCACAAGATCAAAATCCAGAATCGCAAATTCATGCCCATAAATCTGTAACCATTTTTGTACAGCTAATTTGAAGATACCTTCACCAGAAAAGGTCTGGTCTTGACAACATTCACTTTGTTCTTGAATAGAGCTACTTTCTGCAATCTCATGAGATAGATCCTTCTCCATACTGGTTGAAATTATTGGATTAGAGACAATATATCCTTGAAATTCATGCTTGCCTTTAGAATGAGTTTCCAGAAAGGAACAGCCAAGAGGTGGTGGGCAATTTGCATACCCATTTGGTATCCCCTCCACTGATTCTTCCAAATCAATCACATTTTGAGAGGAGGAATAAGTTTTCCAATTGAAACAAGTTCTTATTGTACTTCCCATTTTTCTATCATTCCTTCCAATGCTAAGGGAAAGCTTCAATTCCTCTGCATCTGAAGAGTTACCATCAGAAAGGGGAAGCTTAAAGTCTCTAAGACCATCTAAACAATTGTAAAAATTCCCTTTCTTTCGAAAATCCTCCTCAACATGGTTAATGAATTCATCAGCAGAAAGTCGAAGATCTAGAGGTCTGTGCTGTAGCTTATGATATGTACCTTGGCAATCCTTTATCAACTCCTGGCTTATGAAAGGTTTTGAATCCACCTGAAAGACGAGCTTAGTCCATTTAAACTAAAAGAGGTACGCATCATAGTCATTCTCATGTTATTTAGTGAGCTCATCGATGGAGGATAGATATGATATATCATACCTGCCTGTTCTTTGACCATACACAAGCTATGTGTTTTCTTAAGGACAAAATGTCCATGTGTATTTATAAAACCAAACAACCTTTCAAATGAAATTCTAATCAGGTCTCTACTAATGGCATTGCCAACTTTAGTATATATGCTTGATTAGACTTTCATATGCAATGTCCCAAAAGACTTAAATTCATGccacaggaaaaaaaaaaaaaaagaaaagaaaagcctgCAAAAGCCCCTCCCCTCCACAAAAGGATCACTTACAATAGAATTCTAAAAAGTGTAGACTTACCTTGGCAGTTGAGGAGAATCTAGTTTCTTTTGCTGGTGGTTCATATCTTGTTGGATTTGCAAGAGACGACTGAGCTTTTGGATTCAATGAATTGTATGTATTACACTTTTTCCAACCAAAATCCTTCATTAATGATTCCTGTACTCTGTATAGCCGATGGAGTTCATGGACCTAAGCAAATGCCATAACAATAAAATAAGTCCTTACAACTGAAGTCCTTCATTAGTGATATTTGTATCATCCAGAACCAATGGACTTCAAGGACCTCAATAAATTGCAGAAACAAATAGAGATAGGTTGAGAGGACAGAGGCAAAGTTATGGCTTGCATAACTTGTATTTCAGCATCCATGCCTCGTGGTTCACCATTGAGACCAGAGCTTTGATGAATATAACAAGAAGCTTAAAAATCCACAAATATTCAGATAAGGTATAACTTTCAGAAGTAGCCCAAGGATTTGATTCAGTCAAAGGAATTATATGATATCAAATCTACCTAAAAGCATATTGTGCTGCCAGGGTGAGATCATACCTGATTCCTAAATACAAAATCCTGATTGAACATTGTCTGCTTTAGAACTTCTTTAAGTGAATCTGTACATATTTGAACCGGATTCAGATCAAAATCTCCTTGCATCATCATTTTCTCCTTGTCAGAATTGAACAATTGCAACAAGTTATATCACATCTTGCATCCCTAAAGACAAATTTCATGAGGATTTTTAGTTGACACATCATCGTCACATAGCTTAGGAAAAAAAATATTACCCGTTATGAAATAGGCAGCGTCAATAATACTTATGAAATCAGTCAATCTAGGAAAGACATTGTCAAGAAAACAGTGTCAGCCTCATATTCCATATATTATCACTATCAGGTATAAGCATTCATATAATGCAAATTATTTTCTGAATAAAAACAAATAAGTCAAGTAGTTAGCATAAACTCTAAAACATAAATGGCATTGTTTAACAGCAATGAAGTTCTATGGACTTAAAGCCGCAGTGAATCCAAACATCAAGCTGCCTCTAGGCATGATTTTACCTTTCTACCTCCTTATGACCCTATTCACCCATTTTCATCAGAATTTTCAATATTACAATTATTTTTGTTAGAAAATCAAGGATAAAAGGTAATTCTAACAACTTGAATATATTAGTTTATAACAATAGTCAACCTTGTAAGTTTTCCTAACAAGCACTCAATAAACCAACATGAACACTATATGTGGTATGTGCACCAATCATTTTCATACAAAAGGATCCAAGAAGCTATTTATACAAAGAATTCAATGTCAAAAGTATGATCAATCTCATTGCTTAACAATAGGAATCATCTCCTCTTCCTAGCACTTCCACAACATGACGTGTTTTCACTATGCTGTTCTTTACCACCTCACATCTTAGGTGTAACATGACCACTAACAATTATGCACATGATTTCTACAATGCAATCACTTCTGAGTTCTTATAGCACCTTTGTTAAAATGCCAAAAAAACATGATTTGGTTTCCCTCTAAACAATAGACACATCTCCACCAATTCCGGCAACTCCTTGATCACTGACTACGAGACAAAATTCAGATTCACCAAAGTCAACTCAAACATGTTTAATCTCTAGATATTGACAGGCGCATAAGAGCCAGTGAAGAAAACCCCACGTATAGCGACAGAGAGAATATACAAACTTTACTATCATACCACCGAAAGTACAATTATACATAATGCAGCAATGCTGCCATAACAATTCAATCGAAGACTAAATAGAATTCATGTAGCCAGCCCTTTAAGATTTTTAAAGGGTTTGATCGAAAGTTAAGAACTTTGGAAATAAATCTATGCTCTTTGCTTGCCGGAACATAATTCAAGATTTCAATTTTTTTCTCCTTGTGCCCCCTAAATTAGCGTTCATTTGTCCACAATATGGAAAAGCTTGATAAAATATATTCCCGATAGGCTAACAAGCAAGGGTTTAAAAACCTATAGTATACAGAGATTTTCCCAACGGTCCTACAGTACAACAAGCATACAAGCTAAAAGGAAAAATAGCTTTGAAAACGACCataagataaatatataaatagattaaaaaaaaaccCATAAACCTCGTGATAAGCAGCAGGAATCTAAAGTATTGTCTTGTTGGCATGACATGAAAAATTGTAATACTATACAAAATGACATTTACAGATCAAATTTCGCTTCCAGCTCATACATAAAAGATACTAAGTTAGTATCCGAAGACGCACATAAAAAAAACCATATATATCAAAACatgataaaaattttcaaatcccaaaaatatttagagaaaagaagaaagtaccaagaagcaaagAACCAAACATAATCTGCTGCTGCTGCTTCTTTACAATcccagaagaagaagaggaagaggaaaaGAAAGGAGAATGCAAATGATATGTTATCTATGGAGAGAGAAAGAGGTTAAGTGAAAGATAGAGAGGGAGCATACTATAAGGTGGTGAAGAGAGAGGAAAAAAGGGAATCAGATCAGTGGGTAAAGAGAAGAGAAGGCATGAGAAAGAAATTCTGTCCGTGTCTAGCTTTAGGGAGGCGAGGACGATGAGCTGAGGCCTTAGTGGGTTGTGTGGGATCATATTCATTTCTATGTACTCTCTCTGGGGCTTTGTTTAtgccaaataaatagtaatagaTTTTAGGCAAAAGCACGACGGTGGTTGTTTAATATGTCGTTTTCctctccctttttacttctttgtCCCTACTCcctctctctcttccctctccaATACTAGCTAAGCTTGGTCCCCCTTTGCCTTTCGATGCCCCTACCAGATTTTTTattttcctcttcctttccttttcatgCAATTTTCATTAACCCTTTGTTAGCCAATGTCAATGGCTTTATCTTACAATAGGTGTATTTGATTGGCTCCTGTGATGATTAGCTTTTAAATTTACCTGTAATCATCATGCCTGATTAAAgcacaaaattaataaaataaaaaatagacaTGATTGCATGGCCTATAGAATCTTGTGAATTATAGCAAAACATcgttaaatgaataaataaaataaacgaAGGGGAGAATAGATGAGTGACAATGGGCCATGGGTTTGGTCCCATTACAACCACGCATAGCAGAAGTAACATGTCCTAAAAAGCTGCAAGCTTTTGGGCTTTAACGTCCTAGTTTAATAGCTTCTATGTTTTGCTGGTCATCTAACCACCTATTTAATTGTGGAAATAAGTGCAAATAATCCCTTTAATTTATTCTCCAAAGTTCAAAtaactttaatttaatattttattaataagcgcaaaattttatatttaagttcAATAAGTTttgatttaataatatatttttaataatagaataatattttctataaattttaaatattaaaaattatttattatttttaattaaaaaaattcaagaaCAAGAGCACATTCAAACAAAAATTTTTCAgtgtctttttatttttataaaatcgcTGAAGATAATATTTAAAAAGCAAAACATTCTCAAGgaaacatatacatatatatatatattctccctTTGCAACCTATATATTAACCTTCAAAGCTTCGATCTTTCGGTTGAACTCTCACTATTGTTGAAGAAGACCACAATAAGCAAGCTTCAAAGTCCAAAAACTTGAAAGACCCATTTGAATATTCAAAATTAGCTGATTTATCTTTTGCTGAATCGTTTATtgattttaactccataaaatgaaaaaaatttttaatgattaaataagtttaaaatgaatttttactaaaaaaattgtattttttattttaaatttaatttaataaataattttaatatttacaaattataaaattaatattttattattaaatttttattttattaatcaatAACTAATTTAAACTTAAATGTAAAGTTTGTGATTTatttggttaaaaaaaaaatagacttATTTGAACTTTAATAAAAAGTTAAGGACCTTATTTCAATTTTCATCCTTTGTGAATCTGATATGGTTATTAGATTTTAGATTTatgattttttaataataaataatttttaatatttataattttaattttaatttttaattattaaaaatcttTTTTCTTTTGGCAAAAAATAGATTTATTTTAACTTAGATAAAAAATTTAGTGCTAATTTATACCAAAAGTTTAAAATTGCCCTACTTGAACCTTAGCCGAAAATTTAAGGGGCAATTTGAACTTTTCTCTATTTAATCGTATATTATAATGATAGTATATATTCATGCTACAAcgtcatattaaaatttaaaattaattttaaaaatttaaaatgaataaaaacataTATGGCGCATAataattatttcaaaatttttaatattattatcaaaattattaGGCAAAAAGTTTATTTAAATCCTTAAGTTTTATGAAATAatcatataaatttttaaagcGTTTTGAATCTAATTAAgtaatttaacttttaaaaaaattaaataaatctttcaaaaaaaattttaaaaatatatcaaataagtaattaggaatgaaaaaatcgaaaaaattaaattataatttacctgTAATATAAAtacaattaatattatttatgaaaatCTTATAGTGCACGGAATCATCATTAATAATTTTACGTATCTGATTTATaacttaattattaatatatattgcTTCAGACaataaattgataaattttttttaccaaatggtttaaaaaaaaaaatctacataaattatgataaaaatgataAAATCAAATAGAGCTTTTTGAACTATTCAACAAATAACAATTtatcaatatattttaaaatgtaacatatacTTATTAAGATATTACAAATCAAATATGCAAATATGCAAAATTGTTGATAAAAATTCTATGCACTAAATGATTTTTACGCATGACTTTgtctatatttatattaaaagtaaattaaaatttaatgttttttatttatttttaaaaattaaaaaacttatttacattaaaaaacttatttatcattaaaatgataaaaaattatttaatttatttttgaaaattaaaaagacttatttaacttatttaaattttaataacttaTACCATTATATTAGTTAATACTTTAAAAACTAAAATAGACATTTgacctcattattattagaagaattattacttttatttattaattaaaatattaaatttaatttaaagtgtATCTAGACACATATAGAATAAAGTCTCTTCGATAATTGACTGTTCCAAGAAACTGTTAGATCTGTTTAGTAGTTAAATCCTTATCTGGAAACTTTA
Proteins encoded:
- the LOC110631805 gene encoding probable WRKY transcription factor 15 isoform X2, with amino-acid sequence MKEGVCVSLNPRWDFKVHEAAQSSFRQAYRLFSCISDKNHKRSIQEVSLIAQGAVNEFRNLLTLLDGSSQSDPKRIRKGPLLLSYDINPVELMDCPSSMPQSSGCNLTTQPHVIRQLFPLQSIQATNSFIPTASFSFDREKSKSKANVDVTNCLMIPNLSLSQPSTSLLSLDGRGDTGKRLVHHSASETLASRDYYSMFPKSKSGMMSEKTSTKCLASTGECHCLKRRKLRIKKIIQVPALSGKLAEIPPDDYTWRKYGQKPIKGSPYPSYYKCSSMRGCPARKHVERCLQDPTMLVVTYEGDHNHSKLSFQSPNWLSLTSVG
- the LOC110631785 gene encoding uncharacterized protein LOC110631785, whose product is MQQFSDLGGRLNLNKVHLDDSSCCSDDRMLACPSTAGSESGPEGFTGSMQDGTCASTFQIKEATERSNEASDLFKQDNVTNLALVDFNRKNKSRDVWTRNTGINSSVESLVGPESMLSPPVGISEELGCYSGDQKSDSVELKPKLAREVSCEKSEVENSPFSCADQSQNTLLEEHGNKSPASWQSYCISDNDSSSANRKHSGIASHLGSQLIDALMCEHDERISDSSDLKNSCCKKKEESAQVDVFIQQAAKLLIHISSEHSACNQDSCTRVGSKVMEDGKRERPQCSFDSFELINLNLTESYVDDNSVSSKPFEVNDMELKDLGSKLRRGRRMKDFQREILPSLASLSRHEILEDINIMEGVLRSREYRKFRAKMAVHGENCSAPVRSRRSRLSYAGRRKFS
- the LOC110631805 gene encoding probable WRKY transcription factor 15 isoform X1 — its product is MKEGVCVSLNPRWDFKVHEAAQSSFRQAYRLFSCISDKNHKRSIQEVSLIAQGAVNEFRNLLTLLDGSSQSDPKRIRKGPLLLSYDINPVELMDCPSSMPQSSGCNLTTQPHVIRQLFPLQSIQATNSFIPTASFSFDREKSKSKANVDVTNCLMIPNLSLSQPSTSLLSLDGRGDTGKRLVHHSASETLASRDYYSMFPKSKSGMMSEKTSTKCLASTGECHCLKRRKLRIKKIIQVPALSGKLAEIPPDDYTWRKYGQKPIKGSPYPRSYYKCSSMRGCPARKHVERCLQDPTMLVVTYEGDHNHSKLSFQSPNWLSLTSVG